The Corvus moneduloides isolate bCorMon1 chromosome 1, bCorMon1.pri, whole genome shotgun sequence nucleotide sequence aatGCATCTTCTTTTAACAAAATGCCCCTAGAGAATCTAACGTGTCGAGAATAGAAGAGTTTATGAAAGAGAACAGTTTAAGGAAAATTCCTCTGTATTCcagccctttttttttacagtccCATATTAAATGTCTAAAATAAATCCTACTGATAGCTTCCATTTGTACTGTTCTCTGAGATGAAGACGTGTAAACTGACATATCGcgtaaaaaggagaaaaaacatgaaGTATTTGCTCATGGCTCCTTCAAGAGAATACGTTTTGAAGTTCAAAGTGCAAATGTATTCCCCTAGACATCCTCTAACAAACACTACTGAATAAGAAatccagtaattttttttcagacctATAAAGTCAGAGTGGATTAACTTAGTCTTAAACTTACTTTAAATTTGGTTAGAAAGGGAGGTTAAGTTTTACTGTGCAAGTACGGGAAAGAAGGTTTAATTCTACAAACTTGTTCCAAAGCagtcttcatttttattctagCAACGACTTGTTGCTAGAATAAAGGCATTTGTGGTGACCTTGTTTGAAAGATTTTTCGTCTGAAgtagtgttttttaaaatctggttttacACTGATTTTCGTTTACACCTACTTATGATGACTGTGTGATCCCATGACtgttctctgtctcttttcctgTTAGCCACAGGAATGCTAATTGTGCTTCAAATGAAGAATTTAAATTCCTGAACGTCAGTGCAGTGCTTCACAGAATGATAGAACCATAGTGAAGTCTCACAATAGAATGAGTGTGctgagaaaaggcagcaggTTAGATCCACAGAACTTAGCGGGACCAGCTGCCTCTCTGACCTGCACAACTCAAGTGTTACATTTAGCAGACACTCAGGTATGTCCTTAAAACTTTCTGTATGGTGACACAAGCACATGCTCTGAAGGGCAGATTGTATTTCCATCAGTTTTTGTGCCGTGGCACGTTCACTTGGCTTCTAGCAGGCCAGTCCACGAAGGCTCAATGCTTGCAATAACTTCTCCTAATGCAGGCTCCGCTCTGGAGCTGACCCACCCCATGCCAGCTAAAAGCACTGGCAAAACTGCTAAGCACCACGTGGGTCTTCACATAGCTTGTGAGATTCCTTGCGTGAAGTTTTGACTTGAAGAGACACAGTAACTACTGAGAAACATAAACTTATGGCTAAAGTTTAAAAACCAACCTCAGGGTGAGATCTGCATTTCTCCAAGGCATCTCCGTAGATCTTATTTGGACTAGAAGAAGAGAATAGCTCTTTAAAAATCACATAGAACAAACCACCTGTAACAGAAACAACAGcagatgaaatgaaaatttatcaAAACAGATGGAATTAAAGGAAAGTGTCTTCTGATAAagaacataattaaaaaaaataacctgtaACACCAATTCCAACAAGCACCACAATAAAATAGGTAAAGTCTCTTCCAGcttctttcactgaaattaaatagaaaacaacACAGAAGTTACAACCTTGCATAATAAGACTTGTATGACTTTCTTACATAAATGCTTTTCTGTTAGTCTGCAGCTCAAATAACAttttggcagaagaaaaaattccagtAAGTTTCCATAATGCCTCATCACTGTAAAAGAGATCATGGAACATCTCTTGTATTGTACAGGGCATGTTTACTCTCTGTGTTAAGCCTTATTAATTCCTGTTTGCTAGATGTTTTCAAGATCCAAAGTAGCAATTACTGCTACTTTTTTTTGGGTATACGAGAGCCAGATTTTTTAGGAACTAATGAGGTATTTAGCACTGCAGTATTTAAACTACCACCTCAACCTACAATCATTGCAATCCTTatgtaaagaaaaggagaagtaaaaataaaaaagtgaaagcTTATAAATTgcacatacaaaaaaataactgattttatGAATTAGCAATCAATAGAACAATAAAAGGGGGAATAGTAGACCaaagtatgtattttatttattaacataATTAACTGCTGTTTATCTGGTTAGTTTTTATCTTTCAATTTTTATCTAAAGTACAAGTGTCAGTACACGCTGCAAAATACGTCATATAAAATTctctgtttcaaaatatttgagtACTTGGAAAGAAACTACTATCTTTTAGTGATAAAGTGTGCATTTCAGTGGAGTACAAGTTATGGAGGAAATGTTAGTAACTATTTCTCCTGCAATTTTCTAATCAGTTGACGGTGTGTTTCATAAACCATTTCAAAGCATAACATTTCTGAGGCTGATTATGTAGTAACCACTTTTCACTGAAGTGAATGAGACCAACCAAAGTGAAGGCAATCCATAAAGAAACTACTATCACATGTAGAGCTTTGACAATTTTTTTGGAGGTGAACTTGTTTCAACAGCCCTACAGACAGGCTGCATGTGATaggttttccttctgaaatggaAAACGAGAGGCTATTACATCTTCTGCCTGATAATGACTTAAATCAACAGGCTGTTTAGAAAAAGTCACATAATTTGTTCTGATTGTGCAATGCACACGTAGAAATATAACAGCTGCTCCAAACAATACGATGTGAAAAGAAACCAACTTGGTGTGCtgagtttttttttcctagatacTTGAGGTTTGAAGCTACAAAACGTCAGCTGCAGAAGGAACTGTCTCCAGCCCTTCTGAGCAGCACACAGCATCCCTCCCCTCACCTTTCTGAGCCGCCGACACCAGCGTTTCCTCGTTCAGCGCCCTTTGCACGGACACATCTTTGCTATTTTTGCCAGTTTTTTCAGCTCTGAGCCCTCCCGCCTGCGTCCCGATGCTCTGACGGGCGGCCCAGAGCAGTACCGGGGGCTGGTGCCGCCATCTCAGGCAGGACCCGGTCCCCGCCCCGGTCCCCGTGCCCAGGAGCGCCCACCCGCGACTGGCGAGCAGCCAGCGGCCCAGGCAGCTCCGCCCGAGGGAGGCGGGGATCGTCCCCGGCAGCATCCCAGGCACGGCTCCCGCCGCCCTTACAGGGGCCCGGCCGGGGCAGCCGAGGCGAACGGAAAGTTTGTGCCGCTCGCCACCGCTCTCCCGGGGGACCTTCGGGGAAGTGCCCCCAGCGGCCGCTCCGCAGCTCAGGAACCCACCGGACCCTTTACCGCCGCTGGCCGCTGCCCCGGCGGAAATGTTTAGGACGGCGGAGCagcgagcggcggcggcgggcccTGGGAGAGGTAGTTTGAGCGGGCGCCCTCTCCCGCCAGCCGCCGGGAGCGGCTCCCAGAGAGGTCACTACAGCGCCCGCCATGCCCAGCGCCGCcgctgccacagccccagcccgCCCTCCGCAGGCGGGACTCCTGTCCCGTTCCACGGGGTGCGGCTGGGGGTTGCTGGCGGCGCCTGCGGTCCCGCTCACCCTTTTAAAGCCGTGTTTTTATACATacttttcttggttttgcacACATAGATGCGTTAAAGGGATGGAGCTGACGTTTCCACGGATGGAGACGGCAAGAGGGATCTGGGCAGGCTAAATCGATGGGCCGAGATCAACGGCTTAAGGTTCAACAAGGCCGAGTGCCGGGTCCTGTCCGCAACCCCAGGCAGCgctccaggctgggggcagagtggctggaaagctgctggtggaaaaggacctgggggtgctgttcgacagcagcagaacatgaggcagtgtgtgcccaggtggccaaagCCAATGACTTCCTGGCAGGTATAAAGAACAGTGGGGTGAGCAGGACTAGGGAGGTGATTGTCCCACCGTACTTGGCACTGTTGAGAccacaccttgagtgctgtgttcagttttgagCCCCTCGATttaagaaggacattgaggtgctggagcgggttcagagaagggcaaaaaagctggtgaagggtctggagaacaaGTCTGATGATGAAcggctgagggaactggggatgtttagcctggagaaaaggaggtgcAGGGGGACTTTATCACTCCCTACAAATCCCTGAAAGAAGGCTGtggccaggtgggggtcggcctcttctcccaatTAGTAAGTGataagacaagaggaaatggcctcaagttgcactaggggaggtttaggttggacattagtAAGAATTTCTTCACATAAAGGGTGATTGAGCACTGGAATGAATTGATGGGAGTCACTgcccctggaggtgtttaaggaaagactggactAGGCACTTAGTGCCGTGGTCTAATTGACACCgtggtgtttggtcataggttggactaAATAATCTTAAGAGGTATTTTCCAAACTaattcattctgtgattctgagacCCGAGAACAGAGTGCCCGAGAGCCCCGGGCTCACGGTGGGGCGTGGGGCGGGGGAGCCGCCGGAATGCTCGTGCCGGCAGCGCTGCGGTTCCGCAGGGCGCTAACGCTTCCCGAGTGCCCCACACGGGCGTGCTCGGGAATCCAGCCCCGCCTTCCCCGAGCCAGCGGTCCCGGACACCGCCTTCTTCGGGCTGGCGCCGTCCTACCCCGCCCCAGGGCGTTCCACGGCGGGTGGCAGCGCCCAcgccttccttcccttccctccctggcGCCGGTGCGAAGCCGTCGCTGTGCCGCGGCGGAGCGGCCATGGCGACGGGCCGTGGCAGGTAACCGGGGGCGCGCCGAGTGGGGCTCTGCCGGCCCGGGGCTGCCTGCTCGGCCTTCTTCACCTCGTCCGGGGAGGGTGGTTTGTTGTTTTCCCTCAGCTCCCATTGGCTCCTCGGGGAAACCTCTTTCACCTGCTCCACGGCTCTGGTGTCTAGCTCTCCACCCTTAACGGCGAGGTCTCTGGCCATGGTGCTCTTGTCTCCCTGCCTCTGGCCCTGCGGAGGTGACACCTTGCAGTGGGAAAACGCTGGTGTTGCCAGGTGCACGGAGGCCTGGGTTTAACACTTCTTTTCCTGATTGGGAAGGGGAGCTTAACCATCGGTATGTCcttcagcttggagaaggtACTATAATGAGTATCCACAAAGTATTAGTTAGTTTAGTGGCTACTTTATGTGTGGTCAGGGTAGTTAGGCCTTTGTAATAAATAGGAGGGTTTCACTATGGAAGGTGTGATTACCTTAATTCTTACAGTACACGTTCGgctttcaaaattttaaagcattagTCTTAGAGGCAGAGTTgagaaagcagatttttgtgCTAACCCAGTTGAACAACCTTGAGTTTCACAGCAGTTTCATTCCTCCTGccggctttttttttttttttttttttttcccttttttttttttctttttttcttctttttgaccTGCAAATGGATTGGGGTAGtatgcactttttaaaaacactgaaattgtTAGTTTAGGGCAAAAGAGAACCCCAACCAGCCCATGCCAATACATTATTGTAATTTCTGTTTATCGCCAGATATGCTTCAACAGTTGGAGGAGACAGGTTTTTTCACTACTTAAAACTTTGTATACATTATTTGAAATGTTACTCGAAAGACAATTGTTTGCTGACCATCAAAAAACCAAGGCAGATTGCAAGTATTATAGGGTATGAAAGTGAAAATACTGGTACAAAACTGAGCTCCACAGGCTGAAAGCTAATGAAAAAATCAG carries:
- the TIMM21 gene encoding mitochondrial import inner membrane translocase subunit Tim21; this encodes MAAPPRHSDGFAPAPGREGKEGVGAATRRGTPWGGVGRRQPEEGGVRDRWLGEGGAGFPSTPVWGTREALAPCGTAALPARAFRRLPRPTPHRPAAAARCSAVLNISAGAAASGGKGSGGFLSCGAAAGGTSPKVPRESGGERHKLSVRLGCPGRAPVRAAGAVPGMLPGTIPASLGRSCLGRWLLASRGWALLGTGTGAGTGSCLRWRHQPPVLLWAARQSIGTQAGGLRAEKTGKNSKDVSVQRALNEETLVSAAQKVKEAGRDFTYFIVVLVGIGVTGGLFYVIFKELFSSSSPNKIYGDALEKCRSHPEIIGVFGDSIKGYGEATRRGRRQRVSHIEYVKDGLKHMRLKFYIEGTESGKQGTVHVEVKENLETGKFETRYIFVDVETYPRRTIVIEDNR